The DNA segment AAGACGAGGGTCGACCTGAGGGCGCTCACGACGATCACTGGGGGCGTGCCGAAGACCAGCACGAACTCACCGAACAGGAATCCGAAGACGTGACCAAGGTCAATCAACAAGCCGATGACCAGTTTGCGAAGGACGA comes from the Pararhizobium qamdonense genome and includes:
- a CDS encoding DUF2934 domain-containing protein, translated to MDDREQQQRERAYKIWEDEGRPEGAHDDHWGRAEDQHELTEQESEDVTKVNQQADDQFAKDDGETESAVDIRPSSTVSPD